A single genomic interval of Noviherbaspirillum cavernae harbors:
- a CDS encoding coniferyl aldehyde dehydrogenase, producing the protein MPPHSIRSLFEAQHAASRAAIDVPYSLRRERLLRVRKLLDVHGEVLADAVNADFGNRSRRLTEVADMFVLRGMLGHTLRHSRKWMRPAKVRTPLYLQPASAHVQRQPLGVVGIIAPWNYPLQLSLGPAVIALAAGNRVMLKPSELTPQTSALLAELIGRYFAPDEFCVVQGDGAVAAEFAGLPFDHLFFTGSTAVGRKVAAAAAVNLTPTTLELGGKSPCIIDASCDLADAAIKIAHGKLLNAGQTCIAPDYVLLPKGREAAFGDAFAAAAAQLFPRYIDNPDYAAIISERHYARLQSLLAEAEEQGATLRRLGPVMGSAGATRQLAPVLVFGATPEMRLMQEEIFGPILPVLSYDSLDEAIRGINANPRPLALYWFGSDLRRRDDVLARTVSGGVTVNDTLMHIAHENLPFGGVGDSGWGAYHGETGFLRFTHQKPVLVQSRWATGKLLYPPYGAKFDRVMGLLKRFL; encoded by the coding sequence CTGCCGCCACACTCGATCCGCTCCCTGTTCGAAGCCCAGCATGCGGCAAGCCGCGCCGCCATCGACGTGCCGTACTCGCTGCGACGCGAGCGGCTGCTGCGTGTGCGCAAGCTGCTGGACGTGCATGGCGAGGTGCTGGCCGATGCCGTCAACGCCGATTTCGGCAACCGTTCGCGCCGGCTCACCGAGGTCGCCGACATGTTCGTGCTGCGCGGCATGCTCGGCCACACGCTGCGGCATTCGCGCAAGTGGATGCGGCCCGCGAAGGTGCGCACGCCGTTGTATCTGCAACCGGCCAGCGCGCATGTGCAGCGCCAGCCGCTCGGCGTGGTCGGCATCATCGCGCCGTGGAACTATCCGCTGCAGCTTTCGCTCGGGCCGGCCGTCATCGCGCTGGCTGCCGGCAACCGGGTCATGCTCAAGCCGAGCGAACTGACGCCGCAGACCTCGGCCTTGCTGGCCGAGCTGATCGGCCGCTATTTCGCACCCGACGAATTCTGCGTGGTGCAGGGCGACGGCGCAGTGGCTGCGGAGTTCGCGGGCCTGCCCTTCGATCACCTGTTCTTCACCGGCTCGACCGCCGTGGGCCGCAAGGTCGCCGCTGCCGCCGCCGTCAACCTCACGCCGACCACGCTGGAACTGGGCGGCAAGTCGCCTTGCATCATCGACGCCTCATGCGATCTGGCGGATGCCGCCATCAAGATCGCGCACGGCAAGCTGCTCAATGCGGGCCAGACCTGCATTGCGCCCGATTACGTGCTGCTGCCCAAGGGACGCGAGGCAGCTTTCGGTGATGCCTTTGCCGCTGCGGCGGCGCAACTGTTTCCGCGTTACATCGACAATCCCGACTATGCCGCCATCATCAGCGAACGCCATTACGCGCGGCTGCAATCGTTGCTGGCAGAGGCGGAAGAGCAGGGTGCGACGCTGCGGCGGCTCGGTCCTGTCATGGGAAGCGCAGGCGCAACGCGGCAACTGGCACCCGTGCTGGTGTTCGGCGCCACACCGGAAATGCGCCTGATGCAGGAAGAAATCTTCGGCCCCATCCTGCCGGTGCTGAGCTATGACTCGCTCGATGAAGCGATTCGCGGCATCAATGCCAACCCGCGCCCGCTGGCCTTGTACTGGTTCGGCAGCGATCTGCGTAGACGCGACGACGTGCTGGCGCGCACCGTGAGCGGTGGCGTGACGGTGAACGACACGCTCATGCACATCGCCCATGAAAACCTGCCCTTCGGCGGCGTCGGCGACAGCGGCTGGGGTGCCT